A genomic stretch from Camelus dromedarius isolate mCamDro1 chromosome 10, mCamDro1.pat, whole genome shotgun sequence includes:
- the TMEM215 gene encoding transmembrane protein 215, with translation MRPDDINPRTGLVVALVSVFLVFGFMFTVSGMKGETLGNIPLLAIGPAICLPGIAAIALARKTEGCTKWPENELLWVRKLPCFRKAKDREVVELLRTPSDLESGQGSSDELAKKAGLRGKPPLQGQGEVPMASSITTPTRTEEGECQSPVQSGHREETSRYLDGYCPSGSSLTYSALDVKCSAWDKSERPEPEDSIFFVPQDSIIVCSYKQNSPYDRYCCYINQSQGRWDHETIV, from the coding sequence ATGCGGCCTGATGACATTAACCCGAGGACTGGGCTGGTCGTGGCCCTGGTCAGTGTCTTCCTGGTCTTTGGCTTCATGTTCACCGTCTCTGGGATGAAAGGAGAGACTCTGGGAAACATCCCCCTGCTGGCCATAGGGCCCGCCATCTGCTTACCAGGCATTGCAGCCATCGCCCTGGCCAGGAAGACCGAGGGGTGCACCAAGTGGCCCGAGAACGAGCTGCTGTGGGTCCGCAAGTTGCCCTGCTTCCGGAAAGCCAAGGACAGGGAGGTGGTGGAACTGCTGCGGACCCCTTCAGACCTGGAGTCGGGCCAGGGGAGCTCAGATGAGCTGGCTAAGAAGGCGGGCCTCAGGGGGAAGCCTCCCCTCCAAGGGCAGGGCGAGGTGCCTATGGCCAGCTCCATCACCACCCCCACACGCACAGAGGAAGGAGAATGCCAGAGCCCGGTCCAGAGCGGGCATCGGGAGGAGACATCCAGGTACCTGGATGGCTACTGTCCCTCGGGCAGTTCCCTCACCTACAGTGCCTTGGACGTCAAGTGCTCAGCCTGGGACAAGTCTGAGCGCCCTGAGCCTGAGGACAGCATCTTCTTCGTGCCCCAGGACAGTATCATCGTTTGCTCCTACAAGCAGAACAGCCCCTATGACAGATACTGTTGTTACATCAATCAGAGCCAAGGCAGGTGGGACCACGAGACGATAGTCTAA